DNA sequence from the Gopherus evgoodei ecotype Sinaloan lineage chromosome 3, rGopEvg1_v1.p, whole genome shotgun sequence genome:
ACATACTTTGCCACCAATGGTTTTTCTTATGGCTCATCTCATCACAATTGGCCAAGTCTAAAAGCCTTTTGTGACAGCAGCAACTTAATGTTCGTTCCAAGTGTCGGACCAGGATACATTGACACCAGCATCAGACCATGGAATAACCACAACACGCGCAACCGTGTTAATGGGAAGTATTATGAGACTGCCTTCAGTGCAGCACTTTTGGTGCGACCAGAAATTATTTCCATCACCTCTTTCAATGAATGGCATGAAGGGACTCAGATTGAAAAAGCTGTTCCTAAGAAAACTGGACAGGTAACTTACCTGGATTACAAGCCTCATAAACCAACTGTGTATCTGGAGCTCACTCACAAGTGGTCTGAGAAATACAGTAAGGAAAAAGAACAATGGCTTATGTGAGGTGCGACTGCTCCTGTTTGTAAATACATTCAGTCCATCTCAGAGGTGGAAATGACACTGGGAATTCTAATTCAGCCAATCAAGATGGCTTTTATCATAAATatacgttaaaaaaaaaacaaacttttgaatGTAGTATGCGCTATTACTGTACCTGTTAGAATTAATTTTGACTCCTTTTAGGGGCTAAAATAATAGTGAGCAATATTGCATCTCTAGGCTATTTTAATTGGAGAATATTTTGTGAAATGTTAGATGCTTTTTATTCATAATCTGTATGTAAAGCTTACAGAAACTCTATCTGGAATAATTCAGAGGTGTCTCAAGTAAAGTGAGACAGAATTTAGCATATTTACTTTTATTACCTTTAGCTATATAGCCGTGTTTCAGAGTTGAATTCTACTGTGATTAGAATTTTGTCTCGATAGTTCCTCAGAGGATAAATATTTGTGGTGCATGAAATAACGTAGCAATTGTTATATCATTTGTACACCTTGTAGCAGGCAGAGAGTTTACTTTAACATTTGACTTGTGGTACAAACACTAAGACGTGtgaaattgttttgaaatttacaACTTTTGGTTTCAAAAATTGATGAAAGGGTTGTTTAACTCCAGATTAGTCTTGTATTTAGATTTTGCATTCTGTATTTTTTTGTAACTATGGAGTGTCAACAAAATGCATTGAGATCTTCTAAGTAGAATAAAATTAAAGAAGGAATAACAGTAACTAAAATGAGGGGGGAAAAGTATCTGAGTAATGAAATTGCTCAAAATAAGAAAAATCGGTTTCTTAAACAAGATTTTCTTTAATGTTTACCAgggatagaattttttttattacttattGCAGACTTAGATCCAgtgtttggagggaaaaaaatgaaaagattacAAGTCACATAAGTATTTACTAGTCCTACAATTGATTCATTTTCTAGAGTAGTCTTTGTTACATGATTTTAGCAGCACATAGTCTTTGGCCACTAGAATGAATTTGTCTGTTACCATCTGAAATCTTAGCTTTCAAGTTTTCAGACAGTTCATTGGTTTCCTGTAGTACTAAAGGTCGCAGCTACCAAAATCATGTCAGAATGCAGGTGAGGAGAAAATACAGCAAGATAGTAATTGAGTGATGTTCTTATTGCATTTCATAATGTGCCATTGCTAGAAATGGGTGCTTAATACTGTttgaaaagctgagattctcaggttTCAATTATTATAACTCATTCCTTTCTAGGCCTGGTTGTTTCTGGGACACCGCTCGACAATGGTCTATGTGTAGCAATGCTTTTTTGGCACTTACCCTGTTCTGAATAGAGCAAATCCCCAAACTTGGACCACTGTGGGTTTCACTATTTGGTTTCATAGTTATGGTGAATTTGAGAGTACTTTGGCAAATATTTAATCTGTAGCATAGTataattgcttttattttattttattttattttttacttactttaggccctgatcctgcattgtGATTCACATGTAAACTGCCCATTGGAGTACCATTGATTTAATAGAATTTTGTGCAGGCACAGTAATCTGCCCATGCAGTCGTAATGCAGGATTGAaaaagtgaaacttttttttttctgaaacatgtttaaatttaatcttaATGACATGATGTTGCTGATATTTGTTAGTGACTTCTTAATGTGAAGGAAGGAAGGGTTTATCTGAAACTTGTCTCCATAGATTAAAGATGGTTTTTTCACCAAACTTATGTAGGGAAACTGTCTGAAATCTTTAACTGTTTTATACATCCAGGCTGGCAAATTGTTTGTAAGATTTCTCTTCAAATTATTTAAATGGTTCTATTAGTAAGCCCCCAAACATCTTAGACATGGAAATTCCAACTTATTTTTAACTAAGATTAACATATAGGACCATATTCTCAGCCACAGCCCAGGATTGTGAGGTGTAGCTTACAAAAGGGGCTGCGGAGGAGCCATTTGTGGTTCCCAGTGGTGGGATCAGTTCTGCTCTCGTTGCGTCCCTAGtgtagtttagagcagcctcaagagtgtgtgtgtgtgtgtgtgtgtatgtatgtaaataAAAGGAGGcgggggcttggggaaggggagagaatagAGCATTACCCTGCATCTTGTGTAATCACTTGTATCAGGGCAGAGTGAATGTAAAATTCTACTAAATCATAACAAATGTCCTGGTGCGACTACACAAAATACAGAATAGAGAGAATCTGACCCAAAGTGTGATAAGCAATAATCTTGGATCCTATCCTGCATTCCACGCATACCCATTGAAGATAAATTTTGGTATGCCAGAAATGCAGGATTGTTTCCCTTTTTTGTATTGAGAAGTGAGGAGTAGCTTGGTCCCTTCAATGTGCCTGAGAAATGCCTATCTTGACTAAAGGCTAGTCTATACTAGAAGCACTAcagcaatgcagctgtgccactgcagcgtgTCTGGTGATGATATTCTgtgctgacgggagagagctctcctctcAGCATAATAAAACTACTTCTGTGAGAAGGTCTCCCACCAACATGGTGCTGTCCACACAGCACTTATGTcaatataacttatgttgctcagagtggtggcttattcacacacctgagcaacataaattatgccaACAAAAGCtttagtgtagacctaccctaatATGTAGTCTGGGATGTTACAGTGCACCTTCAATATGTTGTATTCTGTTAAACGGTTTCTTCTAAATATTTTGCACTGTCAGACTTCATTTCTAAGGATCTCAAAATTCTTTTTCAAAGTAGGTaagtagtatttttatttttcagatggaTAAACTGAGCTATAGATGATTTAGTGACCTGACCACAGTTACACAGTGAATCAGTGACCATGTAGGACATAGAGCAGGTATCGATTCTTTGCCCCCTGGTCTAACCACTCTCATACAGTCTCTTAAGGAAATTAATGTATGCACTTTTAGTATCAGTTCCTTAAATAACTatacctatttatttatttgtttatattttttactttttctttaaagtaTTTACAAGCCTCAGAGTGCACAATTACTTCAGTTATTTCCTCACTAGTTTTCTATCTCTCAGCGACTGAAAGAGATGCTCATGCTTCCTCCTACATGAACTGGGAAAGGTTCAGACCATTAGTAGTACTTCTGAAGTAAGAGGTTTTGAAGGGAGAAAGACTCTTTAATTTCTTTATTCAAGTTTTTCTCAGCTTTAGGTCCTTTTCATCTCTTGTTTACTGCTTCCTAGCACTTTTTAGACAGTTTACATTCAACTTTTGgttgtctgtttttcccccacagaCAACATTTACTCTTCAAATTTGACTGGTACAGTCCCTCCAGTTTATGCTGGGTATGAAACTCTTTGCAATTATTGTAACCCCACTAAACAATTGGAGATATCTttctctagtttaaaaaaatactgcttCTTAACAAGTGACTTTGCAGTGGAAGCACATTGTTCTCAAAAGTTCATATAACAGCACCAAAGGacagatttaaaaacaatattcagATGCTTGAAGATGCAATTAGGTGTCTACAAGGATTTTCAAAACCTCCTaggtacccaactcccattgTAATTAAAATCCCATAACCTTTTAGAAATCCGGACTTACTTTCTACCCAGACAATACATTTATCAAAGTTTAGAATTAATTTCAGATTTGCCTGTAGATGAAGTGGCAGCATCCAGAGTCCCTGTTTTTGGAAGCAACAATATCAGTGCCTGAATATATAGTGAGTGTGTGATAAGGTATTTATGTTTTTGAGGGGTAGAGGAGCTGCCTTTTACTTTCTAGTAGGTGGAGTATAATAGCTCAGAGTAGAGAACATTTTCATAAAATTGGGTTGAGGGGAGAAGACTTCTGCAAACACAGTGAATCTCATTTCTTCACAACATGTAAGCAATCAACGCAAAAGAGTCAAATGGCCTTGAAAAGTGTTTggagtttttgtatttttttaagtttttagGAACAGCTGCCCTTGGGGTATGTTCACCTAAAAGTCAGAATTTTGGTTGCAGAAAGCGATCCAGGTAAATATCTTGATACAGTGAGAGTGTATTTGAGGTTAGACTCTGGATTTGGACAGTATCCTCCACCTTTCCCTGAGTGTCAGTCAAAAACACATTAAAGATTTTAATAGCAATCATTGCATACTTAAGTGTAGGTAATTGTTTGCCATAGTATTCATAATAGATAATATTGCATTAATGGTAATTAGGcaaaaataaaaactataaaTGATTATTAAAGGCAGTCACTCGCTGATATATCTGTGCTCCATAGCAATGCTTAAAATCACTAGTGAAATACCACTGAGCAATCATAACTGGGGAAAGCAGTGATGACAATACTCAGGAAATGCTCTCCAAGGCCAAGTAGCAATGTTTCTAAAGCCAGATAATTCATGTATAAAAGTGTGTAAAGGCCTTATTAAGTCACTTGTAGACTTCAGCTTCTGACAGGTCCAAGTAAGttttttttatatacttttttatttatttccatagGCTGTATCTAAACTGAAGTGTAGTCCATCCCCTGTACTCTCAGAACCCTTGTCTATATTgcacagatttgaaaaagttgcCTTGCCTTTTTTCCCAAGTAAAAGAGCATGTCTATCTATTTTGCACATACTGTTAACCCCTTATGGCTGTCATCTTGCGAATGCACAGCTTCAATCTTGGATCAGCTTTATTTGTAGAGTTCTTTTTCTCTTGTGGTGCCAATATTATGTCAAAGACTTAACAAGTTTTTGGAACAGAAGAAGCTGTAGTGTCTTTTACCATGAAATTCTGTACACACTGTGTACGTAGTATATACTTGCATATTACATACCTTTTGATAGTCTTTTTGCATGGATTTTTCAGGTACCCTTTATAATGTTTTACAGGAAAATATATTGTATATAGAATTTTTATTGCTGGTGGTAGGAAATAGAGATTAGTTCAAAACATTTTTATGCACTTGGACAAGTACATTATTTTTTGGTATCTTAGGTTTTTGCAAAACTTATGTACTTAAAGGAGAAAGACATAATTTGATTTAAAAGAATCCTACATCTATTCTATTTAAGATAAGGTAGAAATCTCTGGCAAACTGTTCTAGATACTGTAAGTATTAGTTCTGGTCCTTTTGCTTGCAAAGAAGTTCTAATTTTCTGTTATCTATATAAACCCTCACAATCTTTTATTCCTTTCTTTTTGTGAACCTCCTCAAAATATTGTCATAGTCTGTTACTTCTCTCCAGATTTAAAtcttaaatctatttttaaagtaactttatTTCTAAGAATTGCTGTATAGTTCCAATGTAACCAACTTGTTAACAATATTTTGTAAAAGAATGTGCTTATTATATGTATTTTATAAACAAAGCATGAATTttacaaaatgtgtttttatgatTTTGTTGTGGATATTAATATTGTGTGC
Encoded proteins:
- the MANEA gene encoding glycoprotein endo-alpha-1,2-mannosidase isoform X3, whose translation is MADENGEPAEDLVPVILDNAHKYSLKVTFHIEPYKDRDDRSMYSNVKYIIDKYGGHPAFYRHKTSTGRTLPMFYIYDSYVTIPEIWANLLTVSGSQSIRNTPYDGLFIALLVEEKHKHEIHRSGFDGIYTYFATNGFSYGSSHHNWPSLKAFCDSSNLMFVPSVGPGYIDTSIRPWNNHNTRNRVNGKYYETAFSAALLVRPEIISITSFNEWHEGTQIEKAVPKKTGQVTYLDYKPHKPTVYLELTHKWSEKYSKEKEQWLM